The window GCGATCGCCGACATTTCCGCCATCCAGCAAAGTGATCTGATCCTTCTCAACGGCGCCGGCTACGCCGCCTGGACGACGAAGACCTCGCTGCCCCGCTCCCGCACCGTCACGGCGCTGGCCGGGCTGGAGCGGGAAATCATCGAGACCGAAGGGGCCATCACCCACAGCCACGGGCCGGAAGGCGAACATGCCCACACCGGGCAGGACCCGCACACATGGCTGGACTTCGCCCTCGCCGCCCGCCAGGCGCGCGCCATCGGCGATGCACTGGCCCGCAAGCTGCCGGAGGCCGATCTCGGCACCGATGCGCTGGTGGCGGAACTGGAGGCGCTTGACGCGAGAGCCGCGAGCATCGCCCCGCGTCTGCCGCAACCGATTGTCGCCTCCCACCCCCGTTACGCCTATTTCGCCCGCGCCTACGGTCTCGAAATCATTTCGCTGGAATGGGGCGCCGGGCAGGAGCCGGGGCCGGAGGATATCGCGGAACTGGAACAGATCCTGTCGGAGACTTCCGCCAGCATCTTCCTGTGGGAAAAGTCGCCATCCGAGGCGGCTGCTGCCGCCGTGTCCGCGCTCGGACTGGAAAACGTTACCTTCGAGACGGGCGCGCAGGCGGGCGAGAATATGCTCTCTGCCGCGACAACGGCACTCGATTCACTGGAAAAACTGGCGGAGTGAGGCGCTGCCTCAGCCCTCGACACCATAGACATGGCTCGCCCACAGGGTGGTCCACACGGTGTTCAACTGCTCCTTCAGCGCCGGCGTCGCCTCGATGATCCGCACGGCGTTGACCATGTATTCCCCCGCCTCGCGCGGCACCTCGACCCGGCCTTCGCCATCTGTCTCCAGCCACAGCTTCTTCACGGCACCGTTCTGGCGAATAAACACGAACACCGGGGCATTGGCATCCGGCCGACCCTGCCACAGCAGCCGGAACCGCACCGGCCCGCTCTCCGTATAGGGGTTGGTCTCCGCCACCAGTTCGAACGGCATCCCCACATGCTTGTCGGCACCGGCACCGTCACCTACCGCCACCATCGCCTTGGCGAACCGGTAATAGGATTCGCCCACCCGGTCCGTCGGGAACCCCTTCGCCCGATGCTCCTCCAGCACGAATTCCAGTTTCTTGCCCTTCAGGAATTTCTCGAAGCGCGCGAAGTCGTCGTAGACGACCTTCATCACCGGCGAGGCGTGAAAGACGACGTTCAGGCCCTCCTGCGCCGCCGGAAGCTGCACCGCCGGCCTCTGGCCCGTCTCGCCATGCATCCGCAGCGTCTGACCGCCGACGACCACGCCCGATTGCGTGTAGGTGCGGGCGTTGTACGGATACTCTGTGCCCTTGAAATCCTCGCCGTTGATCGCCCGCACCTTCACCGAAGCACCGGCAGGTACCTGATAGCGCTCCGGCTCCAGCCAGAATTCATGGGCAAAAACCGGTACAGCCAGCAGGCTCAGGGTCAGCGCCAACAGGTAGGTCAGACGGGGCATCGGTATTCCTCTTTCGGTTGCCTGCCCCGGATACTGCGCTTTTGCCCCGCGATGACAAGGCCCGTCGCCAAAGCGTGATCCGCTTTCCGGCGCACGCTGCCCAAACCCATGGTTAACAAATCCCTTCCTATCCTGTCTCCTCCGTGCGCGAGCGCCCGTTGCAGGCTCATATGGCCTCGGCCGATACCTGCAAGCCGCCCGCACCCGGTCATTTCGCAGCAGACCCTTGGGAATCTTTCATGACCAATCCATTCCAGAACCGCGCCTCCACCCTCAACGGCCCGGCGACCGACCTCGTGCCGGTCACGCCCCACAACACCAATGATCTCGCAGATGTCGCCCTCGCCCTCTATGTGGAAACCGGCGGCAGCCTCTCGATCGTCACCGTCAAGGGCGAAACCCGCTCTGTCACCGTCGGCGATCTCTCGATCCTGCCGGTTGGCGTGCGCCGGGTGCGCAACAACGGCACAACGGCCACCGGCATCCATGCTTTCACGGTAAGCTGATGATCGGTCTCGGATTATCGCGGGATACGCTTGCGCAGGGCCGGAAAGTCTCGCTTTCCGGCGGCGGCCCCCAGCCGCCCGCAGCCACCCCGCCGCGAACGCTGGCGCTCTATGGCGACAGCTTCGCGCAACGCTCACAGGATGTCACCGGCTCGCCCAACTCATTCGACAGCGGCCTCGTCACCCCCGTCTCCGGCAAATGGGCGACGGCGGATACGGAAGATGTCGGCGGCGTCGGCTGGGGCTTCGCCTCATGGCTTGCAGCGCTCGACGGCCGCTTCCGCACGCCGTGGCAACTCAACTTCGCCGTCGGCGGCCTCAACACCGGCCAGTTGTCGCAGGACGGCACCGGCGGCAATTTCCTCGGTGATTTCGCCACGCGGATGCAGGCCGCGCAGGTCGGGGCGCTACCGCCGCACGGCGTCATCTTCCAGGCCGGAACCAACGATGCCGTCACCGCCTTCCCGGCCATCGAGAGCTACAACAACATCCTTGCCATCTGCACCCGCATCGTGGCGCTCGGCCTGCCGGTGTTTCTCTCGACGGTGCTGCCGCGTGGCTCGGCCACCTGGCCCGGTGCTCGCGTCGATACGGGCCGCATCGCCGTTGTCGATGAACTCAATGCCCGCCTGCTCGCTGACCTCGGTTCCGAACCGGCACTGGCCGGGCAGGTCCATGTCGTCGATCCCCGCGCCAGCTTCCGCGATCTTGGGGGCCAGGCGAATGACGTGATCGACGCGCTCACCTACGATGGCCTCCACCTCTCCCCCGCCGGCTGCCGCCTGCTGGCGCTGGCCTATGCCGCGGCACTGGAGACGGCGTTCCCCACCGCACAGGTCGAGGGCCTGCCCACGGCCCTGCCCGATCCGGGCAATTTCATCGCCAACCCGCTGATGGCGGGCATCGGCGGCACGGTGACGATGATGGGCAACGCCACCACCAACCAGGATTTCAGCATTACCGGCACCGCGCCGGATGGCTGGACGGTGCGCACCACCAACACCGGTATCACCGGCTGGAACGGCACCGACCCGCGCAACATCAAGGGCACTGTCACCGTCGCCTCCGTGCCGGCAGCAGTCGGCGACGCGATCGAGATCATTGTCGACGGTGACGGCTCCGGCCACACCAACGACAACACCCGCGGGCTGGAGGCAACGGTGAACATCACCCTGCCCGACACCAGCGCCCTGCCGACAGGCAGCCATTTCGAGGGGCTCTGCCGGGTCGAACTGGAAGGGCACCTGAATTGCCGCGGCGTCTCGGCGGAGCTGCGGCTGACGGAGCCGGACAGCACCACCCGCTTTGCCCGCGCCTTGCGTCCTGCGCCCAACGGCACCCCGGAAATGGAGCTGAATCCGGCCACGGATTACACCGGCAACAATGCCCTGATGCTCCGCACGCCGCCCCGCGCCCGCAAACCCGGCAGTTACGGCACGGTCCAGTTCGCCGTCATGCTGTATTTTGCCGGACAGCAGAGCCAGCTTCAGGCAACGCTGCGCATTTCCCAGGCGGCCGTCCGCGCCATCGACAGTTCGCTGGCCTGAAACCTGCGCGGGCGCTCAGCCGCCCGCGCCCTGCGCAGCCCGCCACGCCGTCATCATCTCGCTGACCAGCACGCCGTCGATGCGCATGCCCGTCGTGTCGGCGGCGCTGATCTCCGCGCCCGAAAGGTTCACGCCCTCTATCCGCAGCCCCGACAGGTTGGCGTGGCTGATGCGAACCCCGCTCATGTTGGCATCCCGGATGGTCGCGCCGGACATGTTCACGTTCTCCAATTGCACCGCGGACAGGTTGACGTCGTCAAACCGCGCGTCCGAAAGGCAGGTATCGGTGAACGTCGCCCCCGACAGCACTGCATGAAACGCTGCATCCGTCAGGTTCACTCCGTCGAACCGCGCGCCGCTCATCTCGGCCCGGCTGAAAACCCGCTCCCGCATCTGCTCGCCGTCAAACGGGCTCGCACCGTCACTCCCTGCCATTCCCCGATCCCCCCAAAAAACAGTTCACATTCAAATTAAACTGGAAATGTTCCCGGTGACATCCTAATCTCGCACCCGGTGTTCAGGGAGTGTGGCCAACGCAAGCGTCAAGGGCCGCACGATGAGACAGGTAAATGGTATTGGCTCCGTCGGGCATTCCGGTGGCACGTCCCCTTTCACCCATCCCCGCAAACGCAACTCCCGCCATCCGCAGGCCGCGCCATGACCGGCACGGAAAGCCCCGGCGCCCGCACCCTCCGCCGCCTGCGCGTCAGTTCCGGCCGCCTCGCCCACACCGGTCTGTTGCCAGCCCCGCGCCACCCCTGCCTGTTCATGCACATGCCCAAATGCGGCGGCACGTCGCTGTCGCAGGCCCTCTATGCCACCGTTCCCATCCATCGCCGCGTCGCCGTCATCGACGCTCCGTCCACCCGACGCGCGGCGGCGATCTGGCACAAGGGCGTGGACGATCCCCGCCGCGCGCATGAGGATCTGCCCGGCGGCGCCCATACCTTCGCCCTGCGTGAGCAGTTGCTGCTCCAGCACATGGCCTGGGGCAGTTGGCTGATCCACGGCCACCTGCTCTGGTCGCAGAAAGCGCAGGAGCATTTCGGCGACACCTACAAATATGTCACCCTGCTGCGCGACCCGGTGGCGCGGATGGTCTCCAACTACCGGATGGCCGCCCGCGCCGGGCTGGTACGCGGCAGTTTTGACGCCTATCTTGATGGCCCTCTGGCCCGCAACCATGCCCGCGTCTACCTGCGCTATCTCGGGGGTCTCGCCGAAGTTTCCGACGATACGCTCGATGAAACCCTGGCCCTCGCCCTCGGACGGCTGCAATCCTTCGCCTGCGTCGGTTTTCTCGACGATATTCCCGGCTTTCGCACCGCCTACCGCGATCAGTTCGGCGTCGACCTGCGGATCGGCACGGCCAATGCCGCACCCGACGAACCGCCGGACCTTTCCGCCGCACAGCGCCGTACACTGACGGCGCTCTGCCGGCACGACCTCATGCTCTACGAGTGCGCCCGCGATGCATTCCGCGCCGCCGCACCCCTCGCCCGGCGGGCAAGGCCGCTGCCCGCATGAGCGTTGCCGCCGAAGCCCGCGCCCTCGTCGGCGTTCCGGCGCTGCTGGTCGCCGCCCGCCTCGGCGGCGCCATCTGCGGCATGCTGTTCCTGCTTCTGCTCACGCGCACAGGCGGCGCGGCGCTGGCGGGCGAAGTTGCAGCCCTGATCGCGGCCACCATGCTGCTGGGCCTCGCCGGCACCGCCAACATCGAGGCTGGCGGCGTCCGCTTCATGGTCCGGGCGCTGGCCACCGGCCAGCCGGAACAGGCCACCGGCTTCATCCGTTTCTCCCGCCGTCTTACCCTTGTCCTTGCCTGTTGCATCACCGCCGGTGTCTGGATCTGCACCACCCCCGGTGCCGCCGGCACACTTGCCTTGCTGGCCGTGCCGCTGATCGCCCTTGCCCGCCTCGGCGCAGGGCTGGCGATGGGCTTTTCCCGCGTCCTCGCCGGCATCGTGCCGCGCACCTTCCTGCGGCAGGCCCTGATGCTCGCCGGCCTCGCCCTGCTCACCGCCTCACTTGGCCCGCCAGACCTCTGGCAGGTGATGGCCCTCTGGCTCGCGGCCAACGCGGTGGTCGTCACCACCCAGTCCGTCGCCCTGCGCCGCCACCGCGTCCGCCTCACCGCCGCGCCCGATACCACCCACGCCCCTGCCTGGGTCCGCCACGGCCTCACCCTCGGCCTCAATGTCCTCTACATCGAATATGCCATCCAGCTCACCATCGTGCTCGCCGCCACAGTCCTTGCACCGGCGGACCTTGCCCGGCTGGACATCTGCCTGAAGATCGCCGCCTTCCTCCGCTTCGCCGCCATCGCCGTCAACCAGGCGTTCATGCCACGCCTCTCCGCCGCCCTTGCCACCGCCGATGCACCGGCCCTCGCCCGCTGGCTCGCCCTCGCGTCGCTGCTGCGCCTCGCCGCCGTCGGCACCGGCTTCGGCGTGCTGGCAGTCACCGCCCCTCATCTCCTGCGCCTGTTCGGGCCGGAGTTCGCACCGCTCGCCCCGCTTCTCCTCGCCCTCGCGCTGGAGCCGCTGATCGCCGCGCTCTTCGGGCCGGCGGCCACCATGCTCACCCTATCGTCCCGTCCCACGACAGTGTTGCCCGTTCTCGCCGCCACCCTCGCCACTCTCGCCCTCGGCACCCTGCTCGGCGGCCATCTCTTCGGCCTCTGGGGCGTTGCCGCCGCGTGGCTCGCCGCCGCGCTGCTCTGGTCCGCGGCCCTTGCCCACCGCGCCCAGGCCCAGCTCGGCATCGACACCACCGTCGCCGCCACCGCCCGCTGGTGCCGCACCCGTGTGCCAATGCCGGAGACCACGCCATGAAGCCCACACTCATCGGCATCGGCGTGCAGAAATGCGCCACCTCATGGGCCCACGCGGCCCTCGGGGCCCATCCCCAGATCACCGCCTCGGAACCCAAGGAAATCGACTATTTCAGCTATCGCTTCGATCACGGCCATCGCTGGTACGAAGCTCACTTCACCACCGCCACCCCGCATAGGTTCGAAATCTCGCCCTCCTATTTCCACGATCCGCGTGCGCCCCAGCGTCTCGCCGCCTACGCACCCGGCATCCGCCTGCTTGTGCTGCTTCGCTGCCCCGTCGACCGCGCCTTCTCCAACCACCTGCATGAGATTGCCAAAGGCCACATCCCCGCAATTCCGTTCGAGGATGGCCTCGCCAACAATCCCGCCTACGTCGAGCAAGGTCTCTACCACACCCATCTTTCCCGCTGGTTCGCCGCCTTCCCCGCCGACCGTATCCACGTGGCCTTCGCCGAGGACACCGCCCGCGATCCACAAGGGCAGGCCTGCGCCCTCTACCGGTTTCTGGGCCTCGCACCGCCCCCCGCCCGCGCCGTGGTGGCGGAGCGCCGCAACCGGTCGGACCAGCCACGCAGCGCCACCGTCCGCAGTATCCTCCGCTCCGGCGGTGCCATGCTCCGCCGCGCCGGGCTGGAGGAGGAACTGGCCCGCATCAAGAAGCTGCCGCCCGTCCGGGCCGCGCTCAACGCCAACAGCATCGACATCCGCAGCCGGATACCGCCAATGCATCCCGCCACCCGCGCCCGTCTCGAACACCTGTT of the Algicella marina genome contains:
- a CDS encoding metal ABC transporter substrate-binding protein gives rise to the protein MKLVLAVAATLLAAPALAEPLKITAVNNVLATFAERIGGEAVTVTMPAPEGSDPALWKPAIADISAIQQSDLILLNGAGYAAWTTKTSLPRSRTVTALAGLEREIIETEGAITHSHGPEGEHAHTGQDPHTWLDFALAARQARAIGDALARKLPEADLGTDALVAELEALDARAASIAPRLPQPIVASHPRYAYFARAYGLEIISLEWGAGQEPGPEDIAELEQILSETSASIFLWEKSPSEAAAAAVSALGLENVTFETGAQAGENMLSAATTALDSLEKLAE
- a CDS encoding DUF4198 domain-containing protein is translated as MPRLTYLLALTLSLLAVPVFAHEFWLEPERYQVPAGASVKVRAINGEDFKGTEYPYNARTYTQSGVVVGGQTLRMHGETGQRPAVQLPAAQEGLNVVFHASPVMKVVYDDFARFEKFLKGKKLEFVLEEHRAKGFPTDRVGESYYRFAKAMVAVGDGAGADKHVGMPFELVAETNPYTESGPVRFRLLWQGRPDANAPVFVFIRQNGAVKKLWLETDGEGRVEVPREAGEYMVNAVRIIEATPALKEQLNTVWTTLWASHVYGVEG
- a CDS encoding spike base protein, RCAP_Rcc01079 family, with translation MTNPFQNRASTLNGPATDLVPVTPHNTNDLADVALALYVETGGSLSIVTVKGETRSVTVGDLSILPVGVRRVRNNGTTATGIHAFTVS
- a CDS encoding SGNH/GDSL hydrolase family protein gives rise to the protein MIGLGLSRDTLAQGRKVSLSGGGPQPPAATPPRTLALYGDSFAQRSQDVTGSPNSFDSGLVTPVSGKWATADTEDVGGVGWGFASWLAALDGRFRTPWQLNFAVGGLNTGQLSQDGTGGNFLGDFATRMQAAQVGALPPHGVIFQAGTNDAVTAFPAIESYNNILAICTRIVALGLPVFLSTVLPRGSATWPGARVDTGRIAVVDELNARLLADLGSEPALAGQVHVVDPRASFRDLGGQANDVIDALTYDGLHLSPAGCRLLALAYAAALETAFPTAQVEGLPTALPDPGNFIANPLMAGIGGTVTMMGNATTNQDFSITGTAPDGWTVRTTNTGITGWNGTDPRNIKGTVTVASVPAAVGDAIEIIVDGDGSGHTNDNTRGLEATVNITLPDTSALPTGSHFEGLCRVELEGHLNCRGVSAELRLTEPDSTTRFARALRPAPNGTPEMELNPATDYTGNNALMLRTPPRARKPGSYGTVQFAVMLYFAGQQSQLQATLRISQAAVRAIDSSLA
- a CDS encoding pentapeptide repeat-containing protein; its protein translation is MAGSDGASPFDGEQMRERVFSRAEMSGARFDGVNLTDAAFHAVLSGATFTDTCLSDARFDDVNLSAVQLENVNMSGATIRDANMSGVRISHANLSGLRIEGVNLSGAEISAADTTGMRIDGVLVSEMMTAWRAAQGAGG
- a CDS encoding sulfotransferase family 2 domain-containing protein; protein product: MTGTESPGARTLRRLRVSSGRLAHTGLLPAPRHPCLFMHMPKCGGTSLSQALYATVPIHRRVAVIDAPSTRRAAAIWHKGVDDPRRAHEDLPGGAHTFALREQLLLQHMAWGSWLIHGHLLWSQKAQEHFGDTYKYVTLLRDPVARMVSNYRMAARAGLVRGSFDAYLDGPLARNHARVYLRYLGGLAEVSDDTLDETLALALGRLQSFACVGFLDDIPGFRTAYRDQFGVDLRIGTANAAPDEPPDLSAAQRRTLTALCRHDLMLYECARDAFRAAAPLARRARPLPA
- a CDS encoding sulfotransferase domain-containing protein, whose product is MKPTLIGIGVQKCATSWAHAALGAHPQITASEPKEIDYFSYRFDHGHRWYEAHFTTATPHRFEISPSYFHDPRAPQRLAAYAPGIRLLVLLRCPVDRAFSNHLHEIAKGHIPAIPFEDGLANNPAYVEQGLYHTHLSRWFAAFPADRIHVAFAEDTARDPQGQACALYRFLGLAPPPARAVVAERRNRSDQPRSATVRSILRSGGAMLRRAGLEEELARIKKLPPVRAALNANSIDIRSRIPPMHPATRARLEHLFAPELAALPALIGRPLPFAARTDLPEPV